In the Enterobacter cloacae subsp. cloacae ATCC 13047 genome, TGCTGCGCATCGATAAACAACAGCGCCGCTTTCAGGCCACTGAGGGAGATCGCCTGCTTGCCATCACGCAGGGTTAGCGCTTTCCCTTCCTGGATATGCTTAAGAAATGCAGTGATGGTCGCAGCATCGTCCGTTTTCAGATGCCAGGGCGTTAACTGCCAGTGCTGGCGCTCCAGCGTCACGGGCACCCCATCCAGCAGCAGGCGCGGCGCAATTGCAGGCTCTTTGACAGACGGGTCTGAAAGACCGCCGAGATCGATACGTAACGAGGCATCGGTTTTCGCGCCAGCGCTGCGGCTAAGCGTCATCACCAGACCACGGTGTTCACCGGTGTTGCGTGCCAGGCAAAAATTCTGGTTATTGCAGGTCACCTGCCAGTCTGAGAATGATTGCTGTGCAGGCGCAGCCCACACACGAGGCGCGGGGAGCACACAAATCAGGAAAAAAATAATAACGCAGTAGCGCATGAATGGCACAATCCCGGAACGAAAACGCTTAACTGGGCAGTATCTTCGTGTTCCCGCCGGGGTTGCTCAATCGGATTTATCGGATAGATTTATCCGAAAAACAAACTACATCCGTTCGAAAGAGGGATCCATCAGCCCGGTTGTTTGTAAATACTGCAGTAATATTACAGCCTTACCATCTTTAATTTCCCCGGTACGGATCATCTCCAGCGCCTGGACAAACGGTATCTCCAGCACCTCGATATCTTCATCTTCCACGCCACCGCCCTGATGGATACGATGCGCATCGCTGTATTCGGCAATAAAGAAATGGACGATTTCCGTCACGCCGCCGGGTGACATAAACAGTTCGAAAACTTTTTTAACCTCACCCACTTCAAAGCCCGTCTCCTCGATGGCTTCTTTGCGGATACATACTTCCGGCTCATCGTCATCCAGCAGACCAGCGCAGGTTTCAATCAGCCGTCCGTCCGGATTGCCATTGACCCACGTCGCCACCCTGAACTGGCGGATCAGCACCACGCTCTGCTTTTCACGGTTATAAAGCAGAATGGTTGCCCCATTGCCGCGGTCGTAAACCTCACGTTTGTGGCGGATCACGTCCCCGTTATTACGCGTTAAATCATAGGTGATGTTACGCAGGACAAAGTAATTATCAGAAAGGATTTTGTCTTTGATAACGTCAATTTTCAGGGTCATACGGGCTCCACAACACAATGAGTCTGCCTATATTACGCCGTGAACCCCGCTTTGTCGCCCACCCGATTTAATGCGTTTTTAACGCGCTGACGCCCAGCCAGTCGAGGATACCCTGCGCGGCATGTCGCCCTTCCGCCATGGCGGTGACAACTAAATCTGCGCCGCGTACGGCGTCACCGCCTGCGAAAATTTGCGGGTTAGAGGTCTGATAGCGATAGCGGCTCTCCACCGAGGCGATAATTCGTCCCCAGCTATCCGTCTCCACGCCCTGCGCCTGCAGCCACAGCATCTCGTGTGGATTGAAACCAAATGCCATGATCACCGCATCCGCAGGCATCACAAATTCGCTCCCCGCTATCGGTACCGGCCGACGACGGCCCTGAGCATCCGGTTCGCCGAGTTCGGTACGCAGCATGCGAATGCCGTTGACCTGTCCGTCAGGTGCCAGAGTTAACTCCACGGGCTGAACGTTAAACTCAAACGCGGCGCCCTCTTCCTTCGCATTCTTCACCTCTTTTTTCGAGCCCGGCATATTGGCTTCATCCCGGCGGTAGGCACAGGTTACCTTTGCCGCACCGTGACGTAACGCGGTGCGGACACAGTCCATGGCGGTATCGCCCCCGCCGAGCACCACCACGTTCAGCCCCCGGGTATCGATAAATGGCTCTTTGGTTGTTGCCTCAAGCCCCATCACGTGGCGGGTGTTTGCCACCAGGAAAGGTAACGCGTCATAGACGCCGGGCGCATCTTCATGCGCGATACCCGCTTTCATGGAACGATAGGTTCCCACACCAATAAACAGTGCATCGTATTCGCGTTGCAGCTGTGACATCGGCACATCCTGTCCGACGTCGCAGTTCAGAACGAACTGGATCCCCATGGCCGTGAATATCTCCCTGCGCCGTGCGAGCAGCGATTTATCGAGCTTAAAGGCCGGGATACCAAACGTCAGCAAGCCGCCAATCTCCGGGTGCCGGTCATAGACCGTGACGCTGACACCGCTGCGCGCCAGCACGTCGGCACAGGCAAGCCCCGCAGGCCCCGCGCCAATCACCGCCACACGTTTATCAACCGGTGTCACGCCGCTCAGATCCGGCTTCCAGCCCATCGCCAGCGCCTGGTCAGAGATATAGCGCTCGATGTTGCCAATGGTCACCGCGCCTGAGATATCACGCACGGTACAGGCGCCTTCACATAATCGGTCCTGCGGGCAGACGCGGCCGGTAATTTCAGGTAAACAGTTGGTCTGGTGTGAAAGCTCAACCGCCCCGGCGATATCCCCCGCTTTAACGCGTTCAATCCACTGGGGGATATGGTTGTGCAGCGGACAGGTCCATTCACAAATGCTGTGTTCGCCGCACTTCAGGCAGCGCGATGCCTCACGCGCGGCCTGCTCTGCCCGAAACGGCAGGTAGATCTCCTGAAAATGGCTGACGCGTGCATTCGCGGCGAGTTTATCCGGCTCCCCGCGTCGCGGTGTGTTTCTCATCTGCTCAAAGCGGGTGTGCGGCAGTTCTGGCCTTACCGCCTCGCCGTGCCAGGGCTGCGCCTCCTGACGGGCGGTGCGCTGGCGGCGGGTTTTCGCCAGGTGATTCAGCACGGCGGGCGTCGCCAGGGTAAGCACCTGTGCCGGACAATTTTCGATGCAGGCCGGGCCCTGTGGGCGCGTGTGGCAAAGATCGCATTTATGCGCCGAGGCTTTTACGTTGTCCTTGTCGAGAGGCGTAATAACGATCTCCATCGTGCCGAACGGACAGGCAACCACGCAGGCTTTACAGCCAATGCATTTTTGTTGATTCACCTGTACGCTGTCATCGCATTTGCTGATGGCCCCGTTAGGGCAACTCTGCGCGCAGGGCGCATTCTCGCAATGGTGGCAGATTACAGGCGTGCTCTTCGCGCCAGATTTCAGGACAGTGATGCGGGGATGAAAATGGCGTTCGCTCAGCACGTGTTGTTCATCGTTGTGCGCCATCACGCAGGCCACTTCGCAGGCACGGCACCCTATACACTGCTGGCTGTTGGCCATAATAAAACGATTCATAACGACACCTGTTTTTGGTTCAATAACCTTATTCTTTATAGGAATATTGTATTTACCCACGGCGGCGCTATCAGGCAATGTACAAATGCCCAGGAAGCCGAACTATCTCCAGTGAACCTGTGGCAGATCAATTTTTTTCAGGAAGCTGTTCTGTGACCGTTAAACGACCCGTTTCCGGAAGCCTGGCCCGGGCTTTCATTTCCATTATCGTGCTGTCCGTTCTGACCAGCACCGTCGCACTGTTCACGCTTGCCAGCAGCCAGCGGGATGCAGCAGCCATCAATATTGCCGGTTCCCTGCGAATGCAGAGCTACCGTCTGGGCTATGAGATGCAACGCAACAGCGACGCCCTGGCGGCGCATCGCGAGAGCTGGCAGCAGACGCTGAGCGCCCCTGCGCTACAGAAGCTGAGCCGCTGGTACGTGCCGGACGATGTTAAGGCGCGCTATCAGCAGCTGCATCTGGCATGGCAGGAGATGGACAACCACATCGCTCGCGGCGATATCGGGTGGTATCAGGCCCACATTGAAGACTTTGTCGGCCGGATTGACGCCTTTGTGCTCGCCCTTCAGCACTACACCGAACATAAAATCCGGGCGGTGATTCTGATCTCCCTGGCGGGCGGGATGGGCATCCTTATCCTGACGATCTTTACCCTGCGACGCATCCGCCGCCAGGTGGTGTTACCGCTGAATAATCTGGTGGCGGCCAGCGAGCGCATTGAGCGGGGGCAATTCGATACGCCTGCACCGGATACCGCGCTGCCAAACGAGCTGGGCCAACTTTCCCGGGCGTTCAACCACATGTCTGCCGAGCTGCATACGCTGTATCGCTCGCTTGAACACTCCGTAGCGGAAAAGACGCAGCATCTGAATGAGGCGCATCAGCAGCTCGAGATGCTGTTTAAATGCTCTCAGGCACTGAATACCGGCCAGATAGACAGCCACTGTTTCCGGCATATTTTGCAGATAGTGCATGAGTACACGCAGATGAACTACCTGGAGTTGCGCACCAGCGACGACTGGCGGCTCAGTGAGGGTATCGAATCAACCGGGAGCCCTGTCCAAACGCTGCCCGTGCTGATGCAGGATACCCTGTACGGGGAATTACGCTGGCAAAGCGAGACGGGCCACGTTCCTCTGCCGCTGATGGAAAGCGTGGCGACAATGCTCGGACGCGGACTGTATTTCAACCAGGCGCAAAAGCACTACCAGCAGTTGCTGCTGATGGAAGAACGCGCGACGATCGCCCGCGAGCTGCACGATTCCCTGGCGCAGGTACTGTCGTATTTACGTATTCAGCTGGCGCTACTGAAACGCGCTATCCCGCAGGAAAATGCCCCGGCGCAGACCATTATCACCGACTTTTCCCGCGAGCTTAACAACGCCTGGCATCAATTGCGGGAACTGCTTACCACCTTCCGCCTGACGCTTAACCACGCCAATCTGCCCGCGGCCCTACAGGAGTCACTGGACGGGTTACAGAGCCAGACGCAGGCAAAGCTGCACCTCGACTGCCGCCTCTCCTCGCTGGCGCTGGATGCCCAGAAACAGGTGCATTTGCTGCAGATCGTGCGTGAAGCGGTGTTGAATGCGATGAAGCACGCCCAGGCCAGCGAGATAACCGTCAGCTGCGTGACGTCTGCTGACGGCACCCACAGCGTCAGCATTCGCGATAACGGTATCGGGATTGGCGAAGCCAGCGAGCCGCCGGGACATTACGGGCTGAATATTATGCGCGAACGGGCGGCGAGACTTGGCGGAACGCTGCACTTTTCCCAGCCGCAAAACGGGGGGACGCTGGTGAGCGTGATCTTCCCGACAAACGGGGCCGGGAGGTAAATAACGGTAAAAGGTGAAGCGCAGAGAAAAGCGCATGATAATTTACACTATCTCCTTTATTTCTCCACGTTTGGTCTTCGTCTTGCCGCTAAAGTGATGCGGGCAATAAACAATAATGACGTGCAGCAAAACGAGGTCTCATTTTCATGGCGAATTTTTTTATCGATCGCCCCATTTTTGCCTGGGTACTTGCCATTCTGTTGTGTCTGACAGGTGTCCTGGCCATTACTTCACTTCCTGTTGAGCAATATCCCGACCTGGCACCACCAAACGTGCGCGTCACGGCAAACTACCCCGGAGCTTCAGCACAAACGCTGGAAAATACCGTTACGCAGGTTATCGAGCAGAACATGACGGGTCTGGATAACCTGATGTACATGTCCTCGCAGAGTAGCGCCACGGGCCAGGCGACCGTCACCCTGAGCTTTACCGCCGGTACGGATCCGGACGAAGCCGTACAGCAGGTGCAAAACCAGCTGCAGTCGGCGATGCGTAAACTGCCTCAGGCGGTGCAGAATCAGGGGGTTACCGTACGTAAAACCGGTGACACCAACATCCTGACTATTGCGTTTGTCTCTACCGACGGTTCCATGGATAAGCAGGACATTGCGGACTACGTCGCCAGTAATATTCAGGATCCCCTCAGCCGTATTAACGGCGTCGGTGATATCGACGCTTACGGCTCTCAGTATTCAATGCGTATCTGGCTTGATCCGAATAAGCTGAACAGCTTCCAGATGACGGCAACCGACGTGACGGATGCCATTAAATCCCAGAACGCCCAGATTGCGGTGGGACAACTGGGGGGAACGCCCTCCGTCGATAAACAAGCGTTGAATGCCACCATTAACTCACAGTCGCTGCTTCAGACCCCGGAGCAGTTTCGCAACATTACCCTGCGCGTAAATCAGGATGGTTCAGAGGTCCGCCTGGGCGATGTCGCCACGGTAGAAATGGGGGCAGAGAAATATGATTATCTCAGCCGCTTTAACGGTAATCCGGCCTCCGGTCTGGGGGTTAAACTGGCCTCCGGGGCCAATGAAATGGCCACCGCGCAGCTGGTGCTGGATCGTCTGGATGAGCTGTCGCACTATTTTCCCCACGGGCTGGAATACAAAGTCGCCTACGAAACCACCTCCTTCGTTAAAGCCTCTATTGAAGATGTGGTGAAAACGCTGCTGGAAGCGATCGCGCTGGTCTTCCTGGTCATGTACCTGTTCCTGCAAAACTTCCGCGCAACGCTGATCCCGACCATTGCCGTTCCGGTGGTGCTGCTGGGTACCTTCGCCGTGCTTTATGCGTTTGGTTACAGCATTAACACCCTGACGATGTTTGCAATGGTGCTGGCGATTGGCCTGCTGGTGGACGATGCCATCGTGGTGGTCGAAAACGTCGAGCGCATCATGAGCGAGGAAGGGCTTTCCCCGCG is a window encoding:
- the nudK gene encoding GDP-mannose pyrophosphatase NudK, giving the protein MTLKIDVIKDKILSDNYFVLRNITYDLTRNNGDVIRHKREVYDRGNGATILLYNREKQSVVLIRQFRVATWVNGNPDGRLIETCAGLLDDDEPEVCIRKEAIEETGFEVGEVKKVFELFMSPGGVTEIVHFFIAEYSDAHRIHQGGGVEDEDIEVLEIPFVQALEMIRTGEIKDGKAVILLQYLQTTGLMDPSFERM
- the aegA gene encoding formate-dependent uric acid utilization protein AegA, encoding MNRFIMANSQQCIGCRACEVACVMAHNDEQHVLSERHFHPRITVLKSGAKSTPVICHHCENAPCAQSCPNGAISKCDDSVQVNQQKCIGCKACVVACPFGTMEIVITPLDKDNVKASAHKCDLCHTRPQGPACIENCPAQVLTLATPAVLNHLAKTRRQRTARQEAQPWHGEAVRPELPHTRFEQMRNTPRRGEPDKLAANARVSHFQEIYLPFRAEQAAREASRCLKCGEHSICEWTCPLHNHIPQWIERVKAGDIAGAVELSHQTNCLPEITGRVCPQDRLCEGACTVRDISGAVTIGNIERYISDQALAMGWKPDLSGVTPVDKRVAVIGAGPAGLACADVLARSGVSVTVYDRHPEIGGLLTFGIPAFKLDKSLLARRREIFTAMGIQFVLNCDVGQDVPMSQLQREYDALFIGVGTYRSMKAGIAHEDAPGVYDALPFLVANTRHVMGLEATTKEPFIDTRGLNVVVLGGGDTAMDCVRTALRHGAAKVTCAYRRDEANMPGSKKEVKNAKEEGAAFEFNVQPVELTLAPDGQVNGIRMLRTELGEPDAQGRRRPVPIAGSEFVMPADAVIMAFGFNPHEMLWLQAQGVETDSWGRIIASVESRYRYQTSNPQIFAGGDAVRGADLVVTAMAEGRHAAQGILDWLGVSALKTH
- the narQ gene encoding nitrate/nitrite two-component system sensor histidine kinase NarQ; translated protein: MTVKRPVSGSLARAFISIIVLSVLTSTVALFTLASSQRDAAAINIAGSLRMQSYRLGYEMQRNSDALAAHRESWQQTLSAPALQKLSRWYVPDDVKARYQQLHLAWQEMDNHIARGDIGWYQAHIEDFVGRIDAFVLALQHYTEHKIRAVILISLAGGMGILILTIFTLRRIRRQVVLPLNNLVAASERIERGQFDTPAPDTALPNELGQLSRAFNHMSAELHTLYRSLEHSVAEKTQHLNEAHQQLEMLFKCSQALNTGQIDSHCFRHILQIVHEYTQMNYLELRTSDDWRLSEGIESTGSPVQTLPVLMQDTLYGELRWQSETGHVPLPLMESVATMLGRGLYFNQAQKHYQQLLLMEERATIARELHDSLAQVLSYLRIQLALLKRAIPQENAPAQTIITDFSRELNNAWHQLRELLTTFRLTLNHANLPAALQESLDGLQSQTQAKLHLDCRLSSLALDAQKQVHLLQIVREAVLNAMKHAQASEITVSCVTSADGTHSVSIRDNGIGIGEASEPPGHYGLNIMRERAARLGGTLHFSQPQNGGTLVSVIFPTNGAGR